One genomic segment of Catalinimonas alkaloidigena includes these proteins:
- a CDS encoding glycerophosphodiester phosphodiesterase family protein — protein sequence MKKAFLSLLTYILVLTSFGQEVATQNDFEQLKADFLNPYSSRVLVASHRAMHHKYPENSIPAVQQAIEQGVDIIEIDVKVSEDGMAFLMHDRTIDRTTSGKGDPEKMSWKELQKLSLVHDGEVTPYKIPTLEEILLLSKGKILVDLDLKTSEIEKVMEIVEQTGTQDNVFFFDSDFEVLEKVQAANPDFMIMPRAYSLAMADSAIQLFSPEVVHIDFSFYDDKTVDLIKSHEARVWINALGDPDEAMQAGKAEEALEKLLEYGANIIQTDYPLEWMQHLSSEE from the coding sequence ATGAAAAAAGCTTTCTTATCCCTGCTGACGTATATCCTTGTACTGACATCCTTCGGACAGGAAGTCGCTACGCAGAATGATTTTGAACAGCTCAAAGCTGACTTTTTAAATCCTTATTCATCCCGTGTTTTGGTAGCCTCGCATCGGGCAATGCATCATAAATATCCCGAAAATTCCATTCCTGCCGTGCAGCAGGCCATTGAGCAGGGTGTGGACATCATAGAAATAGACGTAAAAGTAAGCGAGGACGGTATGGCCTTCCTGATGCACGATCGCACCATAGACAGAACCACTAGCGGCAAAGGTGATCCCGAAAAAATGAGTTGGAAGGAATTGCAAAAGCTTTCGCTGGTGCACGATGGAGAAGTGACGCCATACAAAATCCCAACCCTGGAAGAAATTCTGCTGCTCAGCAAGGGCAAAATCCTGGTAGACCTGGACCTCAAAACCAGCGAGATTGAAAAAGTGATGGAAATCGTGGAGCAGACCGGGACGCAAGACAACGTCTTCTTTTTTGACAGTGACTTTGAGGTGTTGGAAAAGGTGCAGGCGGCCAATCCAGACTTTATGATCATGCCCCGGGCTTATTCTTTGGCTATGGCGGATTCTGCCATACAGCTTTTCTCTCCCGAAGTGGTGCATATTGACTTCTCTTTTTATGATGACAAAACCGTAGACCTGATCAAGTCGCATGAAGCAAGGGTTTGGATCAACGCCCTGGGTGATCCTGACGAGGCTATGCAGGCAGGAAAGGCAGAAGAAGCCTTAGAGAAGTTGCTGGAATATGGGGCCAACATCATTCAGACCGATTATCCGCTAGAATGGATGCAGCACCTATCTTCAGAAGAGTAG
- a CDS encoding penicillin acylase family protein — translation MMHKLLLTLSFVFFTFSSFANDTLKLEGLQAPVEVYRDPWGINHIYAENEHDLFFAQGYCAARDRLFQFEVWRRQTEGTVAEILGERELKRDIGTRLFKFRGNMRQEMNHYHPHGEAIIKAFVEGVNAYIGETEKNADLLPMEFELLGIRPGYWTPENVISRHQGLLGNIGQEMQIGRAVALLGPDKVNQLMNFHPDTPDLALDTAINVELLFDDILELYNAYRQSVTFRPEDIVNAKWRAEADMSEQLMEERQMALANLEEERESIGSNNWVVSGEHTQSGFPIMANDPHRTQAVPSLRYWVHLNAPGWNVIGGGEPEIPGISIGHNEYGAWGLTVFRTDGEDLYVYDTNPDDPSQYRYQERWEDMRVIEESIAVKGQEDVSVALKYTRHGPVVYEDTVNHKAYAIRCAWLEVGGSPYLASLRMDQAKSWEEFREACSYSNIPGENMVWADKDGNIGWQAVGIAPIRPHWSGLVPVSGDGRYEWDGYLPIKAKPHVYNPESGIKATANEKQVPDGYPYRNAVGYSWSDSYRADRLAEVLNTGKKHSLMDMAQLQTDYLSIPARNLVPLLKGLEVNDRQTAQARALLLDWDYRLEANSVAAAIYDRWEDQLKDNMHALMVPEKAQKVITSLPMTNVLNWLVSPLPEMGESPVWRDPVEVRDRLLISSLEEAVNDLNNRLGNDMNDWQYGQEDYKHILLRHPLSAAVNAQTRAQLDVGPYPRGGNSYTVGSTGGNDNQSSGASFRLIVDTGDWDRALGSNTPGQSGDPDSPYYRNLFEQWAQDRYFPVYYSKEKVEQAAQEVLRLQP, via the coding sequence ATGATGCACAAACTGCTGCTGACCTTATCTTTTGTCTTTTTTACTTTTTCTTCTTTTGCCAACGATACTTTAAAGCTGGAGGGTCTGCAAGCCCCGGTAGAAGTCTATCGTGACCCCTGGGGCATCAACCATATCTATGCGGAGAACGAGCATGACCTCTTCTTTGCCCAGGGTTATTGCGCCGCCCGTGATCGTCTTTTCCAGTTTGAGGTCTGGCGCCGACAAACCGAAGGTACTGTTGCCGAAATACTGGGCGAACGTGAGCTTAAGCGTGACATAGGTACCAGGCTCTTTAAGTTCAGAGGCAATATGCGGCAGGAGATGAATCATTATCACCCGCATGGAGAAGCGATTATCAAAGCTTTTGTGGAAGGGGTGAACGCCTATATCGGAGAGACTGAGAAGAATGCAGATCTGCTGCCGATGGAGTTTGAGCTGCTGGGCATCAGGCCCGGCTACTGGACGCCGGAAAATGTCATCTCCCGCCATCAGGGTTTGTTGGGCAATATCGGACAGGAAATGCAAATCGGGAGAGCAGTAGCATTGCTGGGACCGGATAAAGTAAACCAACTGATGAACTTTCATCCCGACACCCCTGATCTGGCACTGGATACTGCCATCAATGTGGAATTGCTGTTTGATGATATACTTGAGTTGTACAACGCTTATCGGCAGTCGGTAACTTTTCGCCCCGAGGATATTGTAAATGCTAAATGGAGAGCCGAGGCTGATATGTCGGAGCAGCTTATGGAAGAACGGCAAATGGCTTTGGCAAATCTGGAAGAGGAAAGAGAAAGTATTGGCAGTAACAACTGGGTAGTGAGCGGGGAACATACGCAGAGTGGCTTTCCCATAATGGCCAATGATCCACATCGTACACAGGCAGTGCCTTCATTGCGTTACTGGGTACACCTTAATGCACCTGGCTGGAACGTGATCGGAGGAGGGGAACCGGAGATTCCGGGCATTTCCATCGGGCATAATGAATACGGTGCCTGGGGGTTAACCGTTTTCCGTACCGATGGAGAAGACTTATATGTGTATGACACGAATCCTGACGATCCTTCTCAGTACCGCTACCAGGAGCGCTGGGAAGATATGCGGGTGATAGAGGAAAGCATCGCAGTGAAAGGACAGGAAGATGTAAGTGTAGCCCTTAAATATACCCGGCACGGGCCGGTGGTTTATGAAGATACTGTAAACCATAAAGCTTATGCCATTCGCTGCGCATGGCTGGAAGTAGGAGGCTCTCCTTACCTGGCCAGCCTGCGCATGGATCAGGCCAAAAGCTGGGAAGAATTCAGAGAAGCCTGCAGCTATAGTAATATACCCGGTGAAAATATGGTGTGGGCGGATAAGGACGGCAATATCGGCTGGCAGGCAGTGGGAATTGCGCCTATTCGTCCGCACTGGAGCGGTTTGGTACCGGTTTCCGGTGATGGCCGTTATGAGTGGGATGGTTATTTGCCGATCAAAGCCAAGCCTCATGTGTACAATCCCGAAAGTGGCATCAAAGCGACTGCCAATGAGAAGCAGGTGCCCGATGGTTACCCTTACCGTAATGCCGTGGGCTATAGCTGGTCCGACTCCTATCGTGCCGACCGTCTTGCGGAAGTGCTGAATACCGGCAAAAAACACAGCCTGATGGACATGGCTCAGTTGCAGACCGACTATCTGTCCATTCCCGCCCGTAATCTGGTGCCTTTACTCAAAGGTTTGGAAGTGAATGACAGACAAACAGCACAAGCCAGAGCTCTTCTGCTGGATTGGGATTACAGATTAGAGGCAAATTCAGTGGCCGCCGCCATCTATGATCGCTGGGAAGATCAGCTCAAAGATAATATGCATGCGCTGATGGTTCCCGAAAAAGCTCAGAAGGTCATCACTTCCCTTCCCATGACCAATGTGCTCAACTGGCTGGTCAGTCCGCTGCCGGAGATGGGAGAAAGCCCAGTCTGGAGAGACCCGGTAGAAGTACGTGATCGCTTGTTGATTAGCAGCCTGGAAGAGGCGGTAAATGATCTTAATAATCGCTTAGGTAATGATATGAACGACTGGCAGTACGGGCAGGAAGACTACAAACATATCTTGCTTCGTCATCCGCTGAGCGCGGCTGTCAATGCACAAACCAGAGCTCAACTGGATGTAGGGCCGTACCCTCGGGGAGGTAACAGCTATACGGTGGGCAGCACCGGTGGGAATGACAACCAATCTTCCGGGGCATCTTTTCGTCTTATTGTAGATACCGGTGACTGGGACAGGGCTTTGGGCAGCAATACCCCCGGTCAGTCGGGTGACCCGGATAGTCCTTACTATCGTAACCTGTTTGAGCAGTGGGCGCAGGACCGCTATTTCCCGGTCTATTACAGTAAAGAGAAGGTGGAACAGGCAGCGCAGGAGGTGCTGAGGTTACAACCTTAG